GGTGATCAATCCTATGTCTTTGCTTTCTCAAATTGACAAATTTCGGTAACTTGAAATTTATAGACATCCTTGGTCCAATGATTAAATATTGTCCATTTTGAACATACAATATATTAGAAAACATCAAACCGTCCAAGCAACCAAACATCTCTCCCATGTTTTGCCGACATGAGATTTGCCTCACAaatgttcttttgtttttcacttcTACCAGGTGGTGCATCCAGCAAACTTATGTTTCAAGCTACCGGAAAATGTGAGCTTGGAGGAAGGGGCCATGTGTGAACCTCTGAGTGTTGGTGTCCATGCGTGTCGCCGCGCAAATGTTGGCCCTGAAACTAATGTATTGATCATGGGATCAGGACCCATTGGCCTTGTTACCCTATTAGCTGCTCGAGCATTTGGTGCCCCCAGAATTGTAATTGTTGATGTTGATGGCCACCGTCTATCCATTGCTAGGGACCTTGGGGCAGATGCAACCGTTCAAGTTTCAACACTCGAAGaggttgaaaaaataattatatttgttccTGAAGCTTTCAAATGGAcgaaaccaaatcaaaatttgttCTGTTTTCACTTctgttaagttttttttcaaCAGGATGCGATTGCTGAGGTGGTAAAGATACAAAATGCCATGGGTTCAGGCATTGATGTGAGCTTTGATTGCGTTGGGCTCGATAAGACCATGTCAACGGCTTTGGCTTCCACTCGTTCGGGCGGCAAAGTTTGTCTCATTGGGCTGGCTAAGAGTGAGATGACTGTTCCTCTGACTCCAGTTGCTGCAAGGTGAGCTATTTGCAACTGTCAGCAGCTATTGCAGATGACTTTGAAATTTGCATAGtagtaattatgttttttttcctttgttggTAGGGAGGTGGATGTAATTGGGATATTCCGGTATAGAAATACATGGCCGCTCTCCCTTGAATTTCTGAGAACAGGCAAGATTGACGTTAAGCCATTGATAACCCACCGGTTTGGCTTCTCACAGAAAGAGGTAGAAGATGCCTTCGAAACTAGTGCTCGAGGTGGCAATGCCATCAAAGTCATGTTTCATCTGTAAAAATAAATGGCTCAAGCTGGAGGTAAACTGATGATATCATTTACCaagaaatttatatatgatgACTGCCAAAATCTGAGAGAGCAGAGATGGTTCAATGCTGCGAACCAGAGAGCTCAAGAGAAGTAAGGAAGAATTTCGTTTTCTATATTGCTTGCTTGTTCAATCTTTACATGAAATAGTTTATATACTGTAAATCCTAATCTGCCTTTggtaacaaaatataaatcGTACAAATATGGCTGTGCTTTGAATGGAGAAATATTCTGCTAATCAATATGCGATCTCTGAAAATCTGGGATATGATTGAATGGTATAATGTAGATACGATTTCCAGGGATAATGTAGGATCTCCAGGGATGTGATATGATCTGATTTCCAATGTGATATGATCTGATTTCTGATAATGACTGTAACAGTTCCTTCCAATTGTTTTGTGATGACATTTACTTCAATGGAAGTCCAATTAGATGGCTTTGGCACATTAACCTCCTTCATCAACTCCCTAATCTTTTAGCATCATCCCATCTAACTGAACCTACGTAAGTACTTGACAGGAGAATGTAGTTCCCACTGTTAGAAGACTCCGATTTAAGAAGCTTGTTTTGTAGCAATACCAGCTAGAGCCAAATTCCCAAGAAGCTTACAGGCACTCAGAAAAATTCTCCAGAGTATGACCTCTGGCTCTTTTGGCATTGTCTTCATAAACTCGTATGCTTCTCTAGATTGCTAGAGCGGCTAGATAGCTTACAAGCACTCAGCAAGGCCTGAGTAAACTTGGAGTCCATGAAATACGATCCAATGCCTTCTCAAGCACGCCGCATTTGCAATACATATCCATAAGTGAATTCCCCACTTATGTGTCTGACTTGATACCATACCTCTGTATCTATTCATAAATCGCCTCTTCCTTGTCTAGTGAGCCCAGATGAGAAAGAAAGCTTGCCACTTTGATTTCATCAGGCTTCACCTTTGCTAACATCATGTCCCTAAAAAGCTTCACTGCCTCAGCAAATTGGTTACCTTGAGAGTATCCCGTGATCATAGAGGTCCAAGATCTTACATCTCTTCTAGGTATCACATCAAAAAGTTCCTGCGCTTCCAATAAGTGCCTTACTTTTACATACCCCATTATCATAGCATTCCAAGAAACACATTTTTATCACACATTTGATTAAAGTGCACACatatacacatacgtatcattCGTAGACTCTATGTTCGTTTGCCTTTGCGCTGTGAATATATAATATCTTGTCAATTATGTATCACATTTTTCACAAGATTTTCAGAGATTCACGATAGGCATTGTGAAGCACTCCATCTATTCTTGCAACACTGGATGTGAGGTAATTATGTTGTTATAGATTTTATCCTACGATACGATTGAAAACCATCAACGTGGATCATACAAGTTAACTAAAAACGAAATAAACTTTGTATAACATGAGATACGAAAAATTGGtctatataaaaatagatttttatgagttttatataaaagtggtgGAGGGTCAGGTAAACTCATATCTCGTGGGTTGGGCTAAAAAAAGGGGGTTTGGGTTGGGTTGTCTGTGGCATACGCAAATTTAGAAACTAAGCTTATGAACTAGCTCGACACGCCTAACACTattcaatttatgaaaaatgaaaattaatattttaattttttggaattGAAAACACTTACTAATTATTAATGTTTGTTATCTCTCTCAtgatatcatatttattaattttaatatcttttggttttttatgaaacattaataattaatatcatagaATCCCAAAACAtattatacaaacaataaagttttgtgtataattttatttacaaacaataatgtatcataatataattagatattattttatttttaatttttaactatcaaatcatataatgatatattattatttatgtataaaattatgtacaaatattacaaacataACATTACCCTtatccaaaatataattaaaaatcttaaaaaatatatataaattaatatcgtTGAAAACCCAGAAGtcatttatcattaattaatattataaaaaataattaataattaaaaataatatataacaatacaCAATTGGGGCCAACCCAACCCGACATAACTTGATGTCACGTTTAGatctttttatcaataataaatggAAGTAGCACTTGAGTTGTGTGTAGCAATGCAACTCACATGTCACAATATTAAGTAAATGCATACTTTACAATCTTTGAATGGTCTTTTACCTAACAAGTAACTTAAAAGAAGACGCAACTCTTCCCCAATAAGAGATTGCAAAGTAGCAATGTCTTGATAATGAAATCCACATTCATGCATGTAGAAAGAGTGCTTCTTTCTCTTGTGATGAGGGGATAAAATGACTGGAAAAGGACATCCTTATCCTGCTTTAGCCAATAGTTTCCAaggtttaattataattgacatgGAACCATGCAACTCCAATCTACACCATATTTGAAATTACagaaatatgtatatacacttttaaatatataatatattatataaataaaatattttaatataattagataattttaaattaaagataacataatacctaattacatactaatacaaaattatatatcaaatagtAAATTGAATATTGAATATACTATTTAAACAAGTTTGGAATGTCTAGAATGACAATATGTAATTAATCAAGTTATCTAGAGATTGGTACGAAGACCCTCCTTGCTTTAGACAAAGATCAACCTTCTCCTTCAAGTACATAATTCTTTCTCTCATTTCCTGGCCTTCAGCTTCCACCATTACTCTTTTAATGGTCTTTTCTATCTCCCCTCTCTCCAACTTTCTCTCTAAGTGCAACCCAATTTTCCAAACGTGACTGACATATCTTGCATTCACCATTTGGTCACCAAAACAAGGTTGGCAAATCATGGGGACACCTTCACATATACTCTCCAACGTGGAGTTCCAGCCATTATGCGTCCAAAAGCCTCCAATGGCAGGATGAGCTAGAACCTCTTGTTGGGGAGCCCATTTCACAATATGTCCCCTTCCATCGAGCCTTTCCAGGAACCCTTTTGGCAATGTTTCAGTCCATTCTGCTCCGCGGACTAAGCCAGGCCGGACCACCCACAAGAATGGCACCTTGCTATTGGCTAGCCCCCAAGCTATCTCCAAGAGCTCACTCTCGTTTATAGCAGCAATGCTTCCAAAGCTCACATAAATTACGGATTTCGGGGGTTGCTTGTTTAACCAGGAAATGGAGCTATGGTCTTGTGATAGTAAGCTACTTGAGGAAGCGGGAAAGTACTTGTGAAATGGACCTATAGGAAACATTGGGATTGGAAATTCCTTGTGTAATGTTGCAAAAGAAACTTGTTCAAGGTCCGGAAAAGAGTTCCATATGCAACCTGAATAAACCTTCGTCTGATTAGTCAATTCTAATATCACCTGGTGAAGGGTCTCGGGAATGTCTGTTTTGAACACTGGAATATCTTTGACTCTTAGGGGTGGAAGCTCTGGGACTGGTGCTTCAGGTTCACAATCTAAGCAGTACAACAATGGagaaataagatataaaatacgATAATGATAGTCTTGAAGCTACATCAATCAAGCTACTGCGGTAAAAAAGGTAACAACAAGAGAACAAGATAGAGATAGAAACAAATTTTGCACCTTGTGCGGGGATATAGCCCTTCTCCCGTAGGAGTGGAAAGGCAGCATAAGCAAGAAAATAAGAGACACTATTAGTCCGCAACACGAGTCTCGGGATCTTAAGGTTTTCAGCAACACTTTGGGTGAAGTACCAGCCAGCATCCGTGATTAAGCAGGCGACATTTTCCCCCTCAACACTATTTGACAGCATCTTCCTCAAGCAATCCTTAAATGGTGCCACGCACTTAACATTGAGGAGCGAAACAAGAGCTACCATGTCAGCAAAGGAGGCTTCATTTTTCGACAGGCCGTCAGGGATTGAATGGAAAGAAAAGCGAGGGTAGTTAGAAGAGTTTAGAGAGTTGaagtttgtgtgaattatgGATATGGAAAAACCCTTGTTATAGAGAATACTTGCAAGCTGAAGCATGGGATTGATGTGGCCTTGTAAAGGCAAGGGAAAGAGTATAACTCTTCGTCCCTTTCTTTGTTGGAGATGAAACATTTTTTGGTCCTCCATAGCTAGAGAGCTTGTTTTTCCTCCTTGCAGTTGCTTTGTGCTTTTCAaccttttatataaaatacGCAGTAATGGGATGGTGGAATAAAGATAACATTAGTTGTTTTGCTGCCTTAGAAAACTTGAAATGGTCATATGGGTTTTCTGTTGCATGCATTGCATgtgatgaaattattttcttaCTTACTGAAATTTGAAACACCATCATCACTTCATAGACTACTATAGGAAAACAGCAAAAGCCACCTCTCATACAAGAggtattaaattcaaataaactcaaacttttCACTTAGATATGTTGTGAAATTGGTAATTAGAGTTAGGATTTTATCGATACGTAATTCAATTATTACGATTAAAACACCACCATCACTCCATAAACTACTATAGGAAAACAACAAACGCCATCTCATATATAAGAGGAATGAAATccaaataaactcaaacttttaatttagataatttagTGATTGTAAAATTAggaattaaattttagaaaccaattaagttaagaatttaattttgatatgtcgttaaagaaaatttaaatatatattctcttatacataaaattttctcttttcttattgAATCCACCGTCtaaaaagattttctttttaaataaccTGTACATGTTGATTAATATTGAAGGGCTAGAAACCTGCAAAgcaaatgattttaaaatgacaGAAAATAACACCTCAATGTCAAATAAGCCAACAGGATTAGGTTGTTCCACCGAGAACAGCCCCCAGATTCGCAGAAGAAATTGCTAAGATTCCTAAGAACAAGAAGTCAAAGAGGGCGGATCGGAGCAACGTTGTCAAAAGCCACATTAATTGCCATCTTCATCTGTCTAACTCTCGTGATAGTTTCatctttgcttttcttttttttttttaaatgatagacatccttcaattttttcatagatctatttatatttagtaGATAAATgctatttatgtaattttattattcatatttatcatatcatatattttgatttatttcatttattttttatttgaaacaatataattatacataataaatatCACATTGgataataagattaattttacattagataatattatGTGAATTTAATATGAATACTGATTTAGAAAACAATGGTGATGagatataattaagtaattttaaattaataataaaataaacatgatcagataataatttattatctttaatactCATTTAAATGCATGCAGGGTTACTCAATTCTACCcatattcattaaattaaatataaatataattaggtttttggttttattcTCTTTTCCCCAAATCGAATGTAATTAGGTCTTTTGTTTTACATTTCTTTTTCCAAGTTAaacttaattaagtttttttacaCCTTCTTTGTTCCTCCAATTTTTTTTGATTTCaacacattttcttttcatcataTTTAGATTCATCCCGTTATGTTTTCcatagttttaatattatatttttattaaacaataaaaaatctcaatgattataaaattttaggattaGAGTTTATGTATGGTTCAATgttaaaaattgaacaaaaatataaaataaagtatcAATGTGTATAAAAATCATAATgttatttatagtaatttaaattaaatataaaattttcaatatatataaactatgtgtatcaattttgagtatataaatagtctTTAAATGACGTATCATCATATGatgtgtaatttttaatttaagataagataacattcaatcacataatgatacataatttag
The genomic region above belongs to Mangifera indica cultivar Alphonso chromosome 15, CATAS_Mindica_2.1, whole genome shotgun sequence and contains:
- the LOC123197685 gene encoding UDP-glycosyltransferase 76B1-like is translated as MEDQKMFHLQQRKGRRVILFPLPLQGHINPMLQLASILYNKGFSISIIHTNFNSLNSSNYPRFSFHSIPDGLSKNEASFADMVALVSLLNVKCVAPFKDCLRKMLSNSVEGENVACLITDAGWYFTQSVAENLKIPRLVLRTNSVSYFLAYAAFPLLREKGYIPAQDCEPEAPVPELPPLRVKDIPVFKTDIPETLHQVILELTNQTKVYSGCIWNSFPDLEQVSFATLHKEFPIPMFPIGPFHKYFPASSSSLLSQDHSSISWLNKQPPKSVIYVSFGSIAAINESELLEIAWGLANSKVPFLWVVRPGLVRGAEWTETLPKGFLERLDGRGHIVKWAPQQEVLAHPAIGGFWTHNGWNSTLESICEGVPMICQPCFGDQMVNARYVSHVWKIGLHLERKLERGEIEKTIKRVMVEAEGQEMRERIMYLKEKVDLCLKQGGSSYQSLDNLINYILSF
- the LOC123197316 gene encoding L-idonate 5-dehydrogenase-like, producing the protein MGHNGEEVKISGDGEENMAAWLLGIKTLKIQPYQLPSLGPQDVKVRIKALGICGSDIHHFKTMRCANFIVKKPMVIGHECAGIIEEIGSEVKSLEVGDRVALEPGISCRRCNLCKNGSYNLCPEMKFFGSPPTNGSLAHKVVHPANLCFKLPENVSLEEGAMCEPLSVGVHACRRANVGPETNVLIMGSGPIGLVTLLAARAFGAPRIVIVDVDGHRLSIARDLGADATVQVSTLEEDAIAEVVKIQNAMGSGIDVSFDCVGLDKTMSTALASTRSGGKVCLIGLAKSEMTVPLTPVAAREVDVIGIFRYRNTWPLSLEFLRTGKIDVKPLITHRFGFSQKEVEDAFETSARGGNAIKVMFHL